The following coding sequences are from one Mytilus trossulus isolate FHL-02 chromosome 8, PNRI_Mtr1.1.1.hap1, whole genome shotgun sequence window:
- the LOC134680882 gene encoding unconventional myosin-Ic-like: protein MENELTKRDHIGVQDFVLLEDYEHPEAFVENLKKRFTENLIYTYIGPVLVSVNPYHQLDIYNDEIIQTYRNVNFYELPPHIYAIADAAFRTMRSETRDVCVLISGESGAGKTEASKKILHYIAASSVHSKDLERVKERLLQSTPLLEAFGNAKTNRNDNSSRFGKYMDIQFDFKGGPVGGHILNYLLEKSRVVHHSEGERNFHIFYQLVQGATPMLLSKLKIQKDPELYHYLKQGNSTKVDSLNDHKDFHAMKEAMEVCDFSKQDQDAVFSIVGSVLHLGNVKFEDKKDGEAYICDQAPVEIISQLLGCPEEILVSALQNKTIEAMGEKMKSSLTKEQALYARDALAKGVYDRLFTWIVQKINESLSSRRRSKCNLMGLLDIYGFEIVGVNSFEQFCINFCNEKLQQLFIELTLKSEQEEYQREGIEWEPVEYFNNKIICDLVEGKPIGIITLLDEECLRPGDTTDITFLDKLSETIGTHPHFLCHARADNSTRKTIARDEFRLIHYAGEVTYNVKGFLDKNNDLLFRDLKEAMSETTNPILSKCFPKSELYNKKRPDTAGTQFKNSLSQLMVILMSKEPSYVRCIKPNDFKMRGVFDERIVNHQVKYLGLMENLRVRRAGFAYRRPYEVFLKRYKCLCPETWPHYRGAPKDGVEILVRHLDYDPEEFRLGKTKLFIRFPRVLFATEDAFQHRKHDLATAVQAQYRGFAQKKKYKTLKFSTIILQSYWRRYKAKKLMEKRKHAAQVIRKFINGYIHRKEEECDENREFIRFTKHNYLYKIQRNLPKTVLDKSWPSAPSMLQEASSLLRKLCMKNLILKYMKKVTPEFKSKMDEKVEAESLFKGKKSLYGDSVKNMFVDSRLEEHHERLISSVFDSKVKSMEEKVKYSSVVTKFDRHGYKPRKRLMILTDEHLYLVTDKDCALKDKIPYDQITGILSSCHGDGLFIVTVKPDENGVKGDLILRSEEVIEVITKLALIGKKSDVVQVISDHSISHGLSGGKAGTIDFVKGPVDSMKKGKNGHFCVIVAH from the exons ACTTACATAGGACCAGTCCTGGTATCAGTTAACCCATACCATCAGTTAGACATATACAACGATGAAATTATACAGACATATAGAAATGTCAACTTCTATGAGTTACCACCACACAT ATATGCCATTGCTGATGCCGCCTTCAGAACTATGCGATCAGAGACCCGTGATGTGTGTGTCCTGATATCTGGAGAATCTGGTGCAGGAAAGACAGAAGCTTCTAAGAAGATTTTACATTATATAGCAGCTAGCAGTGTTCACTCAAAAGATCTAGAGAGAGTTAAAGAACGTCTTCTGCAGTCTACACCTCTATTAGAG gCTTTTGGAAATGCTAAGACAAACAGAAATGACAATTCCAGTAGATTTGGGAAGTACATGGACATACAGTTTGATTTTaag GGAGGTCCGGTAGGTGGACATATTTTGAACTACCTGTTGGAGAAGTCCAGAGTTGTGCATCATTCAGAAGGGGAGAGGAATTTCCACATCTTCTATCAGCTGGTCCAGGGAGCCACACCCATGTTACTGAGTAAACTAAAGATTCAAAAAGATCCTGAATTGTACCATTACTTAAAACAG GGAAACAGTACAAAAGTAGATTCCTTGAATGACCACAAAGATTTTCATGCCATGAAAGAAGCCATGGAAGTTTGTGATTTCTCCAAACAAGATCAAGAT GCTGTGTTTTCCATAGTTGGATCAGTCTTACACTTGGGTAATGTAAAGTTTGAGGACAAGAAAGATGGAGAAGCATATATCTGTGATCAAGCTCCAGTTGAAATCATATCACAG TTACTGGGATGTCCGGAAGAGATATTAGTGTCTGCcttacaaaacaaaactattgaAGCTATGGGAGAAAAG atgAAATCGTCATTAACCAAAGAACAAGCATTATATGCCAGAGATGCCTTAGCCAAAGGAGTGTATGACAGACTGTTTACGTGGATTGTCCAGAAAATTAACGAATCATTGAGCAGTAGG aGAAGATCTAAATGTAATCTGATGGGATTGTTAGATATTTATGGATTTGAAATAGTTGGAGTTAACAG ttttgAACAATTTTGTATTAACTTCTGTAATGAGAAACTACAACAGCTATTTATAGAACTGACATTAAAATCAGAACAAGAAGAGTACCAGAGAGAAGGAATTGAG TGGGAACcagtagaatattttaataacaagaTAATATGTGATCTGGTGGAAGGTAAACCCATTGGTATTATCACATTACTG GATGAGGAATGTTTAAGACCAGGTGATACTACTGATATAACATTCCTAGACAAATTGTCAGAGACTATTGGGACACACCCACATTTCCTGTGCCATGCAAGAGCAGATAACTCTACCAGAAAGACCATTGCAAGAGAT gAGTTTAGACTGATCCATTATGCTGGTGAAGTAACATACAATGTAAAAGGTTTTCTCGATAAGAACAATGATCTGTTGTTTAGAGATCTGAAGGAG GCTATGAGTGAGACGACCAATCCTATCCTGTCCAAATGTTTCCCTAAATCAGAATTGTACAACAAGAAGAGACCAGATACT gcTGGGACCCAGTTTAAAAATAGTTTGTCACAGTTGATGGTTATATTGATGTCAAAAGAACCTTCATATGTCAGATGTATAAAACCTAATGACTTTAAAATGAGAG GTGTTTTTGATGAGAGAATCGTAAATCATCAGGTGAAATATTTAGGTCTGATGGAGAATCTGAGAGTAAGGAGAGCTGGCTTTGCTTACAGGAGACCATATGAAGTGTTTCTCAAGAg gtACAAATGTTTATGTCCAGAAACATGGCCTCACTACAGAGGTGCACCAAAGGATGGTGTAGAGATATTGGTACGACATTTAGACTATGACCCTGAGGAGTTCAGACTTGGCAA GACAAAGTTGTTTATAAGATTTCCCAGAGTACTGTTTGCCACAGAAGATGCCTTCCAACACAGAAAACATGATTTAG CGACAGCTGTGCAGGCACAGTACAGAGGGTTTGCACAGAAGAAgaaatacaaaacattaaaattttcaa CCATAATATTGCAGAGTTACTGGAGGAGATATAAAGCCAAGAAACTGATGGAGAAAAGAAAACATGCTGCACAAGTCATACGAAA aTTTATCAATGGATATATACACAGAAAGGAAGAAGAATGTGATGAGAACAGAGAATTTATACGGTTCACCAAACACAACtatctttataaaatacaaCGGAATCTACCAAAAACTGTTCTAGACAAAAGTTGGCCGTCTGCACCATCAATGTTACAAGAG gCGTCATCATTACTGAGAAAATTGTGTATGAAAAAcctcattttgaaatatatgaagAAGGTCACACCTGAATTTAAATCaaag ATGGATGAGAAAGTGGAAGCAGAATCTCTATTTAAAGGAAAGAAATCTTTGTATGGTGACAgtgtaaaaaatatgtttgtagaCAGCAGATTAG agGAACATCATGAAAGATTGATCTCATCAGTGTTTGATTCCAAGGTCAAGTCCATGGAAGAGAAGGTCAAG TACTCTTCTGTAGTAACAAAGTTTGATCGTCATGGTTACAAACCCAGAAAAAGGCTGATGATATTAACAGACGAACATCTATATTTAGTAACAGATAAAGACTGTGcactaaaagacaaaataccTTATGATCAGATTACAG GTATACTATCCAGTTGCCATGGTGATGGATTATTTATTGTTACTGTTAAGCCTGATGAAAATGGAGTCAAG GGTGATTTGATATTGAGAAGTGAGGAAGTTATTGAGGTTATAACAAAGCTTGCCTTGATAGGAAAGAAATCAGACGTAGTACAGGTCATCAGTGATCACAG CATTAGCCATGGACTTTCTGGAGGTAAAGCAGGAACTATAGACTTTGTGAAAGGTCCAGTAGATAGTATGAAGAAAGGCAAGAATGGACATTTTTGTGTG attgtaGCACATTAA